In a genomic window of Phalacrocorax aristotelis chromosome 8, bGulAri2.1, whole genome shotgun sequence:
- the NDRG4 gene encoding protein NDRG4 isoform X1, with product MKVLRHKIELLTGLLLQEMTMAGLHELRFTEEKPLLRGQDAELENSDVFLSTVDMDWKEHDIETPYGLLHVVIRGSPKGNRPAILTYHDVGLNHKLCFNTFFNYEDMQEITKHFVVCHVDAPGQQAGASQFPQGYQYPSMDQLAAMLPSVVQHFGFKYVIGIGVGAGAYVLAKFALIFPDLVEGLVLMNIDPNGKGWIDWAAAKLSGLTSTLPDTVLSHLFSQEELVNNTELVQSYRQQIGSVVNQFNLQLFLNMYNSRRDLDINRPGTVPNAKTLRCPVMLVVGDNAPAEEGVVECNSKLDPTNTTFLKMADSGGLPQVTQPGKLTEAFKYFLQGMGYITHLKDRRLSGGTVPSASMTRLARSRTASLTSASSVDGTRPRACTHSESTEAMGQINHTMEVSC from the exons GACTGTTGCTGCAGGAGATGACCATGGCAGGTCTGCATGAGCTGCGCTTCACCGAGGAGAAGCCGCTGCTACGGGGCCAGGATGCTGAGCTG GAGAACTCAGATGTCTTCCTCTCCACTGTGGACATGGACTGGAAG gaACATGACATTGAGACCCCCTATGGGCTGCTGCACGTGGTCATCCGGGGCTCACCCAAGGGGAATCGCCCAGCCATCCTGACGTACCACGATGTGGGCCTCAATC ACAAGCTTTGCTTCAACACCTTCTTCAACTATGAGGACATGCAGGAGATCACGAAGCACTTTGTGGTGTGCCATGTGGACGCGCCAggccagcaggcaggagcctcacagttccctcaggG GTACCAGTACCCATCCATGGATCAGTTGGCTGCCATGTTACCCAGTGTGGTGCAGCATTTTGG GTTCAAGTATGTGATCGGCATCGGTGTTGGGGCAGGAGCCTATGTGCTGGCCAAATTTGCG CTCATCTTCCCCGACCTGGTCGAAGGACTGGTTCTCATGAACATTGACCCCAATGGCAAAGGCTGGATTGACTGGGCAGCTGCTAAG CTCTCTGGCCTCACCAGCACGCTGCCGGACACTGTCCTGTCCCACCTGTTCAGCCAG GAAGAGCTGGTGAACAACACGGAGCTGGTGCAGAGTTACAGGCAGCAGATCGGCAGTGTGGTGAACCAGTTCAACCTCCAGCTCTTCCTCAACATGTACAACAG CCGCAGGGACCTGGACATCAACCGGCCTGGGACTGTGCCCAATGCCAAGACGCTGCG GTGCCCTGTGATGCTGGTGGTCGGAGACAATGCGCCTGCTGAAGAGGGGGTG GTGGAGTGTAACTCCAAGCTGGATCCCACCAACACCACCTTCCTGAAG ATGGCTGACTCTGGTGGGCTGCCCCAGGTCACACAG CCCGGCAAGCTGACTGAAGCCTTCAAGTACTTCCTGCAAGGCATGGGCTACA TCACCCACCTGAAGGATCGGAGGCTGAGTGGAGGCACAG TGCCATCCGCCAGCATGACCCGCCTGGCTCGGTCCCGCACGGCCTCCCTCACCAGTGCCAGCTCGGTGGATGGCACCCGCCCACGTGCCTGCACCCATTCGGAGAGCACCGAGGCCATGGGGCAGATCAACCACACCATGGAGGTATCGTGCTGA
- the NDRG4 gene encoding protein NDRG4 isoform X2, which yields MKVLRHKIELLTGLLLQEMTMAGLHELRFTEEKPLLRGQDAELENSDVFLSTVDMDWKEHDIETPYGLLHVVIRGSPKGNRPAILTYHDVGLNHKLCFNTFFNYEDMQEITKHFVVCHVDAPGQQAGASQFPQGYQYPSMDQLAAMLPSVVQHFGFKYVIGIGVGAGAYVLAKFALIFPDLVEGLVLMNIDPNGKGWIDWAAAKLSGLTSTLPDTVLSHLFSQEELVNNTELVQSYRQQIGSVVNQFNLQLFLNMYNSRRDLDINRPGTVPNAKTLRCPVMLVVGDNAPAEEGVVECNSKLDPTNTTFLKMADSGGLPQVTQPGKLTEAFKYFLQGMGYMPSASMTRLARSRTASLTSASSVDGTRPRACTHSESTEAMGQINHTMEVSC from the exons GACTGTTGCTGCAGGAGATGACCATGGCAGGTCTGCATGAGCTGCGCTTCACCGAGGAGAAGCCGCTGCTACGGGGCCAGGATGCTGAGCTG GAGAACTCAGATGTCTTCCTCTCCACTGTGGACATGGACTGGAAG gaACATGACATTGAGACCCCCTATGGGCTGCTGCACGTGGTCATCCGGGGCTCACCCAAGGGGAATCGCCCAGCCATCCTGACGTACCACGATGTGGGCCTCAATC ACAAGCTTTGCTTCAACACCTTCTTCAACTATGAGGACATGCAGGAGATCACGAAGCACTTTGTGGTGTGCCATGTGGACGCGCCAggccagcaggcaggagcctcacagttccctcaggG GTACCAGTACCCATCCATGGATCAGTTGGCTGCCATGTTACCCAGTGTGGTGCAGCATTTTGG GTTCAAGTATGTGATCGGCATCGGTGTTGGGGCAGGAGCCTATGTGCTGGCCAAATTTGCG CTCATCTTCCCCGACCTGGTCGAAGGACTGGTTCTCATGAACATTGACCCCAATGGCAAAGGCTGGATTGACTGGGCAGCTGCTAAG CTCTCTGGCCTCACCAGCACGCTGCCGGACACTGTCCTGTCCCACCTGTTCAGCCAG GAAGAGCTGGTGAACAACACGGAGCTGGTGCAGAGTTACAGGCAGCAGATCGGCAGTGTGGTGAACCAGTTCAACCTCCAGCTCTTCCTCAACATGTACAACAG CCGCAGGGACCTGGACATCAACCGGCCTGGGACTGTGCCCAATGCCAAGACGCTGCG GTGCCCTGTGATGCTGGTGGTCGGAGACAATGCGCCTGCTGAAGAGGGGGTG GTGGAGTGTAACTCCAAGCTGGATCCCACCAACACCACCTTCCTGAAG ATGGCTGACTCTGGTGGGCTGCCCCAGGTCACACAG CCCGGCAAGCTGACTGAAGCCTTCAAGTACTTCCTGCAAGGCATGGGCTACA TGCCATCCGCCAGCATGACCCGCCTGGCTCGGTCCCGCACGGCCTCCCTCACCAGTGCCAGCTCGGTGGATGGCACCCGCCCACGTGCCTGCACCCATTCGGAGAGCACCGAGGCCATGGGGCAGATCAACCACACCATGGAGGTATCGTGCTGA
- the NDRG4 gene encoding protein NDRG4 isoform X3, with translation MPECWDGEHDIETPYGLLHVVIRGSPKGNRPAILTYHDVGLNHKLCFNTFFNYEDMQEITKHFVVCHVDAPGQQAGASQFPQGYQYPSMDQLAAMLPSVVQHFGFKYVIGIGVGAGAYVLAKFALIFPDLVEGLVLMNIDPNGKGWIDWAAAKLSGLTSTLPDTVLSHLFSQEELVNNTELVQSYRQQIGSVVNQFNLQLFLNMYNSRRDLDINRPGTVPNAKTLRCPVMLVVGDNAPAEEGVVECNSKLDPTNTTFLKMADSGGLPQVTQPGKLTEAFKYFLQGMGYITHLKDRRLSGGTVPSASMTRLARSRTASLTSASSVDGTRPRACTHSESTEAMGQINHTMEVSC, from the exons ATGCCTGAGTGCTGGGATGGG gaACATGACATTGAGACCCCCTATGGGCTGCTGCACGTGGTCATCCGGGGCTCACCCAAGGGGAATCGCCCAGCCATCCTGACGTACCACGATGTGGGCCTCAATC ACAAGCTTTGCTTCAACACCTTCTTCAACTATGAGGACATGCAGGAGATCACGAAGCACTTTGTGGTGTGCCATGTGGACGCGCCAggccagcaggcaggagcctcacagttccctcaggG GTACCAGTACCCATCCATGGATCAGTTGGCTGCCATGTTACCCAGTGTGGTGCAGCATTTTGG GTTCAAGTATGTGATCGGCATCGGTGTTGGGGCAGGAGCCTATGTGCTGGCCAAATTTGCG CTCATCTTCCCCGACCTGGTCGAAGGACTGGTTCTCATGAACATTGACCCCAATGGCAAAGGCTGGATTGACTGGGCAGCTGCTAAG CTCTCTGGCCTCACCAGCACGCTGCCGGACACTGTCCTGTCCCACCTGTTCAGCCAG GAAGAGCTGGTGAACAACACGGAGCTGGTGCAGAGTTACAGGCAGCAGATCGGCAGTGTGGTGAACCAGTTCAACCTCCAGCTCTTCCTCAACATGTACAACAG CCGCAGGGACCTGGACATCAACCGGCCTGGGACTGTGCCCAATGCCAAGACGCTGCG GTGCCCTGTGATGCTGGTGGTCGGAGACAATGCGCCTGCTGAAGAGGGGGTG GTGGAGTGTAACTCCAAGCTGGATCCCACCAACACCACCTTCCTGAAG ATGGCTGACTCTGGTGGGCTGCCCCAGGTCACACAG CCCGGCAAGCTGACTGAAGCCTTCAAGTACTTCCTGCAAGGCATGGGCTACA TCACCCACCTGAAGGATCGGAGGCTGAGTGGAGGCACAG TGCCATCCGCCAGCATGACCCGCCTGGCTCGGTCCCGCACGGCCTCCCTCACCAGTGCCAGCTCGGTGGATGGCACCCGCCCACGTGCCTGCACCCATTCGGAGAGCACCGAGGCCATGGGGCAGATCAACCACACCATGGAGGTATCGTGCTGA
- the NDRG4 gene encoding protein NDRG4 isoform X4, whose translation MPECWDGEHDIETPYGLLHVVIRGSPKGNRPAILTYHDVGLNHKLCFNTFFNYEDMQEITKHFVVCHVDAPGQQAGASQFPQGYQYPSMDQLAAMLPSVVQHFGFKYVIGIGVGAGAYVLAKFALIFPDLVEGLVLMNIDPNGKGWIDWAAAKLSGLTSTLPDTVLSHLFSQEELVNNTELVQSYRQQIGSVVNQFNLQLFLNMYNSRRDLDINRPGTVPNAKTLRCPVMLVVGDNAPAEEGVVECNSKLDPTNTTFLKMADSGGLPQVTQPGKLTEAFKYFLQGMGYMPSASMTRLARSRTASLTSASSVDGTRPRACTHSESTEAMGQINHTMEVSC comes from the exons ATGCCTGAGTGCTGGGATGGG gaACATGACATTGAGACCCCCTATGGGCTGCTGCACGTGGTCATCCGGGGCTCACCCAAGGGGAATCGCCCAGCCATCCTGACGTACCACGATGTGGGCCTCAATC ACAAGCTTTGCTTCAACACCTTCTTCAACTATGAGGACATGCAGGAGATCACGAAGCACTTTGTGGTGTGCCATGTGGACGCGCCAggccagcaggcaggagcctcacagttccctcaggG GTACCAGTACCCATCCATGGATCAGTTGGCTGCCATGTTACCCAGTGTGGTGCAGCATTTTGG GTTCAAGTATGTGATCGGCATCGGTGTTGGGGCAGGAGCCTATGTGCTGGCCAAATTTGCG CTCATCTTCCCCGACCTGGTCGAAGGACTGGTTCTCATGAACATTGACCCCAATGGCAAAGGCTGGATTGACTGGGCAGCTGCTAAG CTCTCTGGCCTCACCAGCACGCTGCCGGACACTGTCCTGTCCCACCTGTTCAGCCAG GAAGAGCTGGTGAACAACACGGAGCTGGTGCAGAGTTACAGGCAGCAGATCGGCAGTGTGGTGAACCAGTTCAACCTCCAGCTCTTCCTCAACATGTACAACAG CCGCAGGGACCTGGACATCAACCGGCCTGGGACTGTGCCCAATGCCAAGACGCTGCG GTGCCCTGTGATGCTGGTGGTCGGAGACAATGCGCCTGCTGAAGAGGGGGTG GTGGAGTGTAACTCCAAGCTGGATCCCACCAACACCACCTTCCTGAAG ATGGCTGACTCTGGTGGGCTGCCCCAGGTCACACAG CCCGGCAAGCTGACTGAAGCCTTCAAGTACTTCCTGCAAGGCATGGGCTACA TGCCATCCGCCAGCATGACCCGCCTGGCTCGGTCCCGCACGGCCTCCCTCACCAGTGCCAGCTCGGTGGATGGCACCCGCCCACGTGCCTGCACCCATTCGGAGAGCACCGAGGCCATGGGGCAGATCAACCACACCATGGAGGTATCGTGCTGA